The Methanosarcina barkeri str. Wiesmoor DNA segment GATTTTCGGAGGAAAATCCTATGAAAGAGATTACTGCGATAATTAGGATGAACAAAGCCCAGAGAACTAAAGATGTCCTGCTTGAATGCGGCTTTCCTTCATTTACCGTAAGAAGGGTTATGGGCCGCGGGAAACAAAGAGGGCTTTGCCATGAATTTAATCCCCCTCTGCCAGATCCGGAAAAGGAAGCTGAGACCTGTATTCGCTTTATCCCAAAACGAATGTTCACAATCGTTGTGGATGACGAAAATGTAAGTGAAGTGGTCCAGAAAATCATAGAAATTAACCAGACCGGAAATGCAGGAGATGGAAAAATTTTCGTTTCAGACGTTACTGAAGCAATCCGTATCCGGACTGGAGAAAGCGGAGAGGCGACAGTAAATAAGGAGCTGGTATGATGGGAGCAGAAATAGATTCCAGAATTGAAGAAGAACAAAAGCTTGTCGATGATATGTTAAAAGTGCTCCCGGAAAAAGCTTCGAGAAACAGAAGAAAACACATAGTTGTCAGGAATTGTTCCACTGAACAACACATCGAAGCCGACGACAAGGTAATTCCTGGCATCCTTACAAACCGCGGATGCGCTTTTGCAGGTACCAAGGGTGTGGTTTTCGGGCCGATTAAGGATATGGTACACCTCGTTCACGGTCCTATAGGCTGTGCATTCTATACCTGGGGCACCAGACGAAACTTTGCAAAGGCAGAAGAGGGTGGAGATAACTTCATGAATTACTGCGTATGCACTGACATGAAGGAAACCGATATTGTCTTTGGAGGAGAAAAGAAGCTCAAAACAGCTATTGACGAAGTTGTGAAAATTTTCCATCCTGGAGCTATCACTATCTGCGCAACCTGTCCTGTAGGACTTATCGGAGATGACATTGAATCTGTTGCCAGAGAAGCTGAAATGGAGCATGGGATCAAGGTAATTCCCGCCCGTTGCGAGGGATACCGGGGAGTTAGCCAGTCGGCAGGCCACCATATCGCAAGCAACGCCCTGATGGAACACCTCATTGGGACTGAAGAAATTAAAAGTCCAACACCTTTTGATATAAACGTCTTTGGAGAGTATAATATTGGAGGAGATCTCTGGGAAGTCAAACCAATTTTTGAAAAAATTGGGTACAGAATTGTCTCAAGTTTAACCGGAGACGGCTCATTCCACAGGATCTCACAGGCTCATCAGGCAAAACTAAGTATTCTGCTTTGCCACCGTTCCATTAACTATACTAACCGGATGATGGAAGAAAAATACGGTGTTCCCTGGCTGAAAGTAAATTACATCGGTACGAAAGGAACTGAAAAATCCCTGCGGAAAATGGCAGAGTTCTTTGACGATCCGGAAATTACCCGGAAGACAGAAGAAGTCATTGCCGAAGAAAAAGCAAAATATGCAGATGATATCGAAAAATACAGGAAAAAACTTCAGGGAAAAACTGCTTTCATCTATGCCGGAGGTTCTAGATCGCATCACTATATAAATCTCTTTGAGGAACTTGGCATGAAAGTGATTGCTGCAGGCTATCAATTTGCTCACAGAGACGACTATGAAGGCAGGCAGATTATCCCTCATATGAAAGAAAAAGCTCTTGGCTCAATTCTTGAAGATGTGCACTACGAAAGGGATGAAAACGTCAAATCCGCAGTCAGTCCTGAAAGGATTGAAGAACTGAAAACAAAAATTGGACTCATGGACTATAAAGGCCTTTTCCCGGATGCGGAAGACGGAACCATTGTTATTGATGATCTTAACCACCATGAGACTGAAGTCCTTGTAAAGACCCTTAAGCCGGATATTTTCTGCTCTGGAATCAAGGATAAGTACTGGGCTCAGAAACTTGGGGTCCCGTCAAGACAGATCCATTCGTACGATTACAGTGGAAGGTATACAGGTTTTTCCGGAGTTTTGAACTTTGCAAGGGACATTGACATGGCTCTGCACAGCCCAACCTGGAAGTTCATACGCCCACCCTGGAAAGCAGAAGATGTAGAATAAGAGGGAGAAAAATGTTAGACTATACCCCATGTGAAGAAGTAACCAGAGAAGCAGTAACCATTAACCCTGCAAAAACCTGCCAGCCAATAGGCGCAGTCTATGCAGCCCTTGGTGTACACAACTGCATGCCGCACAGTCACGGGTCCCAGGGATGCCTCTCCTATCTGCGTATGTGCTTAAGCAGACACTACCGAGAAGCTGCCCTGGCAACTACTAGCAGTTTTTCTGAAGGAACTGCCGTATTCGGAGGCGCTGCAAACCTTAAGGAAGCCCTCGTAAACCTGACTACAATATACAAACCTGAAGTAATCGCCATTCATACCACTTGCGTCGCAGAAACAATAGGGGACGACGTAGGGGTCATCTTAGAAGATGTAGAGGCCGAAGAACTCATAGACCCTTCTATTAAGATCTGTGCAGCTTCTACTCCTAGTTACGTGGGCACCCATATTACCGGCTATGACAATATGGTAAAGTCCTTTGTAACCACCTTTACTAAAAAGAGCAAACCAAACGGGAAACTAAACATAATCCCCGGTTTTGTAGAACCTGGGGACATACGGGAAATAAAACGCATACTCTCAATAATGGGAATTTCCAGCATTGTGTTTCCCGATACGACTGATGTCTTTGATGCTCCTCTGACCGGCGAACCTGGAATGTATCCAAAAGGTGGGACTCCTATAGGAGATATAGAGGATTCTGCAAACTCAGTCGGGACGATTGCTCTCTGCAGGATGGCAGGAGGCTCAGCTGCAAAGATCCTTGAAGGCCGCTACAAAGTCCCGGCAAAAATAGGGCCTACTCCCATAGGGATAAGGAACACCGACCGTTTCGTAATGAACGCGGCAAAACTTGCTAATGTGGCAATTCCTCCCGAGCTTGAAGACGAGAGGGGAAGACTTGTGGATATGATGACCGATGCACATCCACACTACCACGGAAAAAAGGTAGCTATTTACGGAGATCCGGATATTCTTACAGGCTTGACCAGTCTTGTGATGGAAATGGGCATGGAGCCTGTTGTAGTACTTACAGGAACCAAGAATTCGGAGTTTGAAAAAGAAGTAGAAGAACTCATAGGTCCAGAGTACCCGGAGGCTGATGTAATTTCCGGAGGGGACATGTTTACTCTTCACCAGATAATCAAGAGAAAGCCTGTGGATCTTCTTATAGGCAACACCTATGGGAAATTCATATCAAGGGCAGAGGATATACCCCTGGTCAGGGTAGGTTTCCCGATTATGGACAGGGCAAACCTGCATTACTTCCCAATCATGGGATACGCAGGAGCTGCAAGACTTGTAGAGCGTATAGGAAATATCCTGCTTGACAGGAAAGACAGAGATTCTCCTGATTGGCTGCTTGAAACCATCGAGTGAAGCCCTTTTCAAATAATTAATCGGATAACTGGAAAACTGCCGCAAACCTCAAAACCGAAGCAGAGGGGAGTGAAGGAAATGAAAGAGAAAATTGGAATAGTGGATACTCTCGAAGAAAGGAAGCCATATATTACCAGAAAACAAGAAAAAGGGCAGGAAATTCCTCTTGCCTGTGATAATAACTCTCTTGCAGGAGCTATCAGCCAGCGAGCCTGTGTTTATTCGGGAGCCAGGGTTGTCTTAAACCCTGTAACCGATGCCGTTCACCTTGTCCACGGCCCAATCGGCTGTGCAGGCTATACCTGGGACATAAGAGGTGCAAAGTCCAGTGGGATTGAAACAAACCGCACTAGCTTTAGCACGGATATGAAAGAGATCGATGTAGTCTTCGGAGGAGAGAAAAAGCTTTCAAGTGCAATTGATGAACTGGTGGAGCTCTACCACCCTCCTGTTATTTTCGTTTATTCCACGTGCATAGTTGGAATCATTGGGGATGATCTGGAGTCCGTGTGCAAAACTGCAAGCCAGAAACACAATATCCATGTAATTCCTGTAAAATCCGAAGGATTCAAAGGCAATAAGTCCGACGGATATAAAGCTGCCTGTGACGCCTTAAAAAGGTTGATCAAAAGACCTTCCGAAGATGAAATTAAGAAGAAAGGTCCCAGAGTTCCTGATAACATAAAGCCAAAGATTAACATTTTAGGGGACTTTAACGTAGCCGGAGATGTCTGGCTCGTAAAGCCTCTCTTTGAGCAGATGGGAATTGAGGTTATAGTCTCAATGACAGGAGATTCAACTGCAAAAGCCATATCAAGGGCAGCTGAAGCTGACCTTAACCTTGTCCAGTGCAGTGGGTCCATGACCTATCTTGCAAAATGGATGCAGACGGAATATGGAATTCCCTACTTAAACGCAAGTTTCTTTGGAATTGAAGATATCTCCTTAGCCTTGCGAAGAACTGCGGATTATTTTGGTTCCGAAAAGATGAGAGAACGGGCTGATAGAATTCTGGAAGCTGAAATAAACCGTATAATGCCTGAAATTTCCAGAGTTCGGGAAAGGGTCAAAGGAAAGAAGGCCGCCATTTACATGGGAGGGCCTGCAAAAGCTCTCACGCTTATCAAAGGTTTTGCCGAACTTGGCATGGAAGTCGTTATTATCGGGACCCAGACAGGGAAAAAAGAGGATTACGAGCAAATCAGTTATTCGGTAAGGGATGGGACAGTTATTGTTGATGATGCGAACCCCCTTGAACTTGCCGAACTGCTCATTAGACAGAAAGCTGACCTGATGGTTGCAGGCGTAAAGGAGAGATTTATTGCATACAAGCTTGGAATTGCTTTCTGTGACTTCAACCATGACAGGGTGGTGGAGTTCGAAGGTTTTGATGGCTTTGTAAATTTTGCACGAGAAGTGGACGCTTCCATCAGTAGCCCTGTATGGAAAGCTGTTAAAGAAAGAATTCTGAAACCCGAAGCAGTGGAATCAGAACAAAAATTAGGTAAAATAGAGAAAGTGGCAGTAAAAGACATGACTTCTGGAGAAAATTACGCAAAAGAGTGTAAAGGCATGCTTCTGAAACCTGAACTTTTGCACCAGAAATCCGAGGCTGCAGTTGAGAGTCAGGTATGAGGAGGCATTGAGATGACGAAAAGAAACTATGCAACTGTGAACCCCTGTGTTATGTGCCAGCCTATGGGAAGTGCCCTTGCTTTTAAGGGAATTGAGAATACTATGGTTCTTTACCACGGTTCTCAGGGCTGCAGCACCTATATGCGTCTGCTTCTTGCTCATCACTTCAGGGAACCTGTAGACATCGCATCAAGCTCGCTCAGTGAAAAAGGAGCAGTATACGGGGGCAGGGAAAACCTGAAAAAAGGATTGAGAAACGTGATTAACAGGTACAATCCGAAAGTAATCGGAGTTGCTACGACCTGCCTTGCCGAAACAATTGGGGACGATGTACCTGCAATAATCCGTGAGTTTAAAGAAGAACAAGAGATCGGAGACGATCCTGAAAAAGATATTATAATTATTCCGGTTTCAACTCCTAGCTATGGGGAAAGTCACGTAAGCGGATATATAAAAGCCTTAGACGCAGTTGTCAGGAAATTTACGGAAAAAACTGAAGAAGAAAAATCCGTAAAAATCCCAAATGGAAAGCTCAATGTCATCCCTGTTGAAAGTCTCTCCCCTGCTGATGTACGTGAACTCAAAGAGATCTTTGATGTTATGGCTGGAGATTATATTTTCCTGCCTGATATTTCCGAAACTTTTGACGCTCCGCTGAGAGAAGATCTACCAAAAATTGCGCCGGGTGGTACCCCACTTTCCGAAATTGCTGACATGCCAAACAGTCGAGCAAGCCTGGGCCTGGGTACAGTTAGTAAGAACTTAGCAGTTAAATATCTGGAAGAATCACATGGAGTACCAGGATATGATGTTCCAATCCCAATAGGGCTTTCAAACACTGACCTTTTCTTCACTGAGCTGGTAAAGATTATTGGATGTCCCATACCTGAAAAATATCAGAAAGAAAGAGGTAGGCTCCTGGATGCTATGGTTGACGTGCACAAGTATCTCTATGGCGTAAAAGCCGCTGTTTATGGAGATCCCGATTTTGTATTTAGCCTCACAACCTTCATGCTGGAACTCGGGATAAACCCGGTTCTAATAGCTACAGGAAGTAAAAGCCGGGACTTTGAAGCAAAAATCCGGCAAATAGTTGAAAAAATAAACCCGGAACTCGAACCTGAGGTTCTGAATGGAATTGACTTTGACACTCTTAACGATGCAGTCAGCCAATGTAATCCGGAAGTCCTTATAGGAAATTCCAACGGGAGATACATTGCAAAATCCCGGAACATCCCTCTTGTAAGGGTCGGCCTACCAATACATGACAGAGTCGGTGTACAGCGCATCCTTAATATAGGTTATAGAGGGGCTATGGAATTACTGGACAGAATCACCAATACGATTCTGGAAGCTACCGATACTTTCACTGCACCGGTACAGACAGAACCAGCAGCATATACCGAGAAGAAAAGCGAAAAAGAATGTGTGGAAGGAATGCGATGAATAAAAAACCAGCGTTTCTATAGTCACGGGCCAAAATTTTTTACTTATCTCCAAAATTTATTCACCAATCTATGTGAAAGGTTAATCACAGAAAGCATGGAAAACACAGGATAAATGAAATAGGGGCACAATTCTTCCGGGCTTTCCGTGCCTTTCGTAGTTATAAAGTAAAATGCAAATACTTAAGTTAAGGACTATAATTATTGCAGCGGTTCTCTGCTTTGGTTTCTTTTCTCGCAGTTTTTTCTGAAGCGTGAACAACTACTACGCTAAACACTTAATGGCTTTTCATCTTTTTTCTAGGTAAAATCAATAACCTGCGGATAAGACCAGATTTTCAAATTTGTTACAATCCTTTGATAATACTTTATTGGAGTCCTAAGGTATCGAATTTAAAATTTTTTAGATTTCATATTTTAAAACAATTTTACGCAGGCGCATGCACAATTAACAGTAAGTTTCCATTCTTCGAACTCTTTAATTGATTACACCAATATAGTTAAAATTGGATAATTTATAAACAAAAAAGACTATATCTATTATTCATTAACGTAAATAAGACTTATGTATCCTAAGATTAAATTATCTTTTCTTTTATACTTATTTTTAAACATGAGTCAAGGCATATACTTAAATAAATAATTTGTGACCAAAACATCCAACAATCAAAGATTCTGAAATAATTAATGATTCGGAAAAAAGTATGAAAAACGGATAGTTTAATGATCTAGTGAAAACGTTTGTGGTTTATATATAATGTATTAGTAATAGTTTATGGAGTTCAAAAGTGCTTTCAGATGCTACCGAACTCCATAAAATCTACCCCGAAAGGCAGTTATCATGTTTAGCTGTGCGAATATTTAAACTTGCCTGATTCTGCCTCCTAGGGAAAAATTTAGGAGTAATAAAATGATTAAGGACAAAATTAGAGTAGGAACGCTAGTTTTAGCAATACTGCTGGTTGGTATGGCATTGATACCAGCTGTGAGTGCACAGAAAGAAGATAATTATTCTGTAACTGCTGAGGAAGCTTTTAAACACGCAAATGCACACATGGCAAAATTTATTGCAACAGACGCACCCTATTTTGAGAACTGGACAGAGGCCACTATTGATCCAAAACCACTAGAACTTTATGATCCAAATGGTCAAAAACTGTATTATCAGTTTTCTGTGTATAAAAATAATAATCTAGTAGGTATAATCGATATTGGTGCAGATAAAAAACTTGGGCAAACTGTCCAACTTGTTGAGTGCAATCCAAAACCGTTTGATGCTACTAAAGCCATGAAAAAATCAATAGAAATCGCCATAAACGAACATCCAAATGGAAAAATAAAATCAACACAAATGGTTGTATACGATTATCCTCTTATCGGAGCAATGACAGTGGTAAAGGACAAAATAACAGGGGATGAAGATCGGGTATTTGTAGACGTATATACTCTTGATATAGTACCAGATGAACCGGCAACTGAAACAAAGCGCGGAATTTGGTCAATATACGAGCAGAGATTGAAGAATGGAATAGACAAGAATTTAAAGAACTGGCAGGAAAGCGATAATCTTACGAAATCTGTGGAGTATAAAGCAGCTAATTTGGAGATCAACATATCTACACCAATCACTGAGGAACAGATGGGGAAACTGAGTAGTAATGTAG contains these protein-coding regions:
- a CDS encoding nitrogenase component 1 → MTKRNYATVNPCVMCQPMGSALAFKGIENTMVLYHGSQGCSTYMRLLLAHHFREPVDIASSSLSEKGAVYGGRENLKKGLRNVINRYNPKVIGVATTCLAETIGDDVPAIIREFKEEQEIGDDPEKDIIIIPVSTPSYGESHVSGYIKALDAVVRKFTEKTEEEKSVKIPNGKLNVIPVESLSPADVRELKEIFDVMAGDYIFLPDISETFDAPLREDLPKIAPGGTPLSEIADMPNSRASLGLGTVSKNLAVKYLEESHGVPGYDVPIPIGLSNTDLFFTELVKIIGCPIPEKYQKERGRLLDAMVDVHKYLYGVKAAVYGDPDFVFSLTTFMLELGINPVLIATGSKSRDFEAKIRQIVEKINPELEPEVLNGIDFDTLNDAVSQCNPEVLIGNSNGRYIAKSRNIPLVRVGLPIHDRVGVQRILNIGYRGAMELLDRITNTILEATDTFTAPVQTEPAAYTEKKSEKECVEGMR
- the nifE gene encoding nitrogenase iron-molybdenum cofactor biosynthesis protein NifE yields the protein MKEKIGIVDTLEERKPYITRKQEKGQEIPLACDNNSLAGAISQRACVYSGARVVLNPVTDAVHLVHGPIGCAGYTWDIRGAKSSGIETNRTSFSTDMKEIDVVFGGEKKLSSAIDELVELYHPPVIFVYSTCIVGIIGDDLESVCKTASQKHNIHVIPVKSEGFKGNKSDGYKAACDALKRLIKRPSEDEIKKKGPRVPDNIKPKINILGDFNVAGDVWLVKPLFEQMGIEVIVSMTGDSTAKAISRAAEADLNLVQCSGSMTYLAKWMQTEYGIPYLNASFFGIEDISLALRRTADYFGSEKMRERADRILEAEINRIMPEISRVRERVKGKKAAIYMGGPAKALTLIKGFAELGMEVVIIGTQTGKKEDYEQISYSVRDGTVIVDDANPLELAELLIRQKADLMVAGVKERFIAYKLGIAFCDFNHDRVVEFEGFDGFVNFAREVDASISSPVWKAVKERILKPEAVESEQKLGKIEKVAVKDMTSGENYAKECKGMLLKPELLHQKSEAAVESQV
- the nifD gene encoding nitrogenase molybdenum-iron protein alpha chain, which translates into the protein MMGAEIDSRIEEEQKLVDDMLKVLPEKASRNRRKHIVVRNCSTEQHIEADDKVIPGILTNRGCAFAGTKGVVFGPIKDMVHLVHGPIGCAFYTWGTRRNFAKAEEGGDNFMNYCVCTDMKETDIVFGGEKKLKTAIDEVVKIFHPGAITICATCPVGLIGDDIESVAREAEMEHGIKVIPARCEGYRGVSQSAGHHIASNALMEHLIGTEEIKSPTPFDINVFGEYNIGGDLWEVKPIFEKIGYRIVSSLTGDGSFHRISQAHQAKLSILLCHRSINYTNRMMEEKYGVPWLKVNYIGTKGTEKSLRKMAEFFDDPEITRKTEEVIAEEKAKYADDIEKYRKKLQGKTAFIYAGGSRSHHYINLFEELGMKVIAAGYQFAHRDDYEGRQIIPHMKEKALGSILEDVHYERDENVKSAVSPERIEELKTKIGLMDYKGLFPDAEDGTIVIDDLNHHETEVLVKTLKPDIFCSGIKDKYWAQKLGVPSRQIHSYDYSGRYTGFSGVLNFARDIDMALHSPTWKFIRPPWKAEDVE
- a CDS encoding P-II family nitrogen regulator, which encodes MKEITAIIRMNKAQRTKDVLLECGFPSFTVRRVMGRGKQRGLCHEFNPPLPDPEKEAETCIRFIPKRMFTIVVDDENVSEVVQKIIEINQTGNAGDGKIFVSDVTEAIRIRTGESGEATVNKELV
- a CDS encoding C39 family peptidase, whose protein sequence is MIKDKIRVGTLVLAILLVGMALIPAVSAQKEDNYSVTAEEAFKHANAHMAKFIATDAPYFENWTEATIDPKPLELYDPNGQKLYYQFSVYKNNNLVGIIDIGADKKLGQTVQLVECNPKPFDATKAMKKSIEIAINEHPNGKIKSTQMVVYDYPLIGAMTVVKDKITGDEDRVFVDVYTLDIVPDEPATETKRGIWSIYEQRLKNGIDKNLKNWQESDNLTKSVEYKAANLEINISTPITEEQMGKLSSNVVTTATTKTLNVPLYGGEKTYYCGPATAKMIAKYYGVSHTQDYIYGIMGATAPQGTTIDQQLTYYRSSQGLAKTNSVKRTSSLYFGDVVTEINNNRPFRSGVSGHARACVGYYYDTGEQILALNDPSPQWSGSYQLEAFGSEINRIYVRS
- the nifK gene encoding nitrogenase molybdenum-iron protein subunit beta is translated as MLDYTPCEEVTREAVTINPAKTCQPIGAVYAALGVHNCMPHSHGSQGCLSYLRMCLSRHYREAALATTSSFSEGTAVFGGAANLKEALVNLTTIYKPEVIAIHTTCVAETIGDDVGVILEDVEAEELIDPSIKICAASTPSYVGTHITGYDNMVKSFVTTFTKKSKPNGKLNIIPGFVEPGDIREIKRILSIMGISSIVFPDTTDVFDAPLTGEPGMYPKGGTPIGDIEDSANSVGTIALCRMAGGSAAKILEGRYKVPAKIGPTPIGIRNTDRFVMNAAKLANVAIPPELEDERGRLVDMMTDAHPHYHGKKVAIYGDPDILTGLTSLVMEMGMEPVVVLTGTKNSEFEKEVEELIGPEYPEADVISGGDMFTLHQIIKRKPVDLLIGNTYGKFISRAEDIPLVRVGFPIMDRANLHYFPIMGYAGAARLVERIGNILLDRKDRDSPDWLLETIE